A region from the Musa acuminata AAA Group cultivar baxijiao chromosome BXJ1-10, Cavendish_Baxijiao_AAA, whole genome shotgun sequence genome encodes:
- the LOC135595475 gene encoding digalactosyldiacylglycerol synthase 1, chloroplastic-like isoform X1, whose product MVRWKGVEEEEQGREWEPIRILKTGLKELERKSQSTSNELVEKLKSSLGSFVKERQESKEVPPLDLPELLAYFVKQSGPFFNQLGIRQDICDKIVEALCSRRKDQLMYHSLSAKDTSLPGNENSDELDLRIASVLESMTLVNKMVKPRVIGAFKMCRVEIPTFSSYESLVIRVEKWTSWTSY is encoded by the exons ATGGTGCGGTGGAagggggtggaggaggaggagcaagggAGGGAGTGGGAGCCCATTCGGATCCTCAAGACAGGGCTGAAGGAGTTGGAACGGAAGAGCCAGTCCACGAGCAACGAGCTCGTCGAAAAACTGAAATCGAGCCTG GGATCATTTGTGAAGGAGCGCCAAGAGTCGAAG GAAGTTCCACCATTGGATCTACCTGAACTTTTGGCATATTTTGTTAAGCAATCTGGGCCATTTTTCAATCAGCTTGGAATACGGCAAG ATATATGTGACAAAATTGTGGAAGCTTTATGCAGTAGGCGCAAAGATCAACTCATGTATCATTCTCTTTCTGCAAAGGACACATCCTTACCTGGAAATGAGAACAGTGATGAACTTGATTTGAGAATAGCCAGTGTGCTCGAAAGCATGACCTTGGTGAACAAAATGGTAAAGCCGCGAGTTATCGGTGCCTTTAAAATGTGCCGTGTTGAGATCCCCACATTTAGCTCCTATGAGAGCTTAGTTATTAGGGTAGAGAAATGGACATCTTGGACTAGTTATTAG
- the LOC135595475 gene encoding digalactosyldiacylglycerol synthase 1, chloroplastic-like isoform X2, with translation MVRWKGVEEEEQGREWEPIRILKTGLKELERKSQSTSNELVEKLKSSLEVPPLDLPELLAYFVKQSGPFFNQLGIRQDICDKIVEALCSRRKDQLMYHSLSAKDTSLPGNENSDELDLRIASVLESMTLVNKMVKPRVIGAFKMCRVEIPTFSSYESLVIRVEKWTSWTSY, from the exons ATGGTGCGGTGGAagggggtggaggaggaggagcaagggAGGGAGTGGGAGCCCATTCGGATCCTCAAGACAGGGCTGAAGGAGTTGGAACGGAAGAGCCAGTCCACGAGCAACGAGCTCGTCGAAAAACTGAAATCGAGCCTG GAAGTTCCACCATTGGATCTACCTGAACTTTTGGCATATTTTGTTAAGCAATCTGGGCCATTTTTCAATCAGCTTGGAATACGGCAAG ATATATGTGACAAAATTGTGGAAGCTTTATGCAGTAGGCGCAAAGATCAACTCATGTATCATTCTCTTTCTGCAAAGGACACATCCTTACCTGGAAATGAGAACAGTGATGAACTTGATTTGAGAATAGCCAGTGTGCTCGAAAGCATGACCTTGGTGAACAAAATGGTAAAGCCGCGAGTTATCGGTGCCTTTAAAATGTGCCGTGTTGAGATCCCCACATTTAGCTCCTATGAGAGCTTAGTTATTAGGGTAGAGAAATGGACATCTTGGACTAGTTATTAG
- the LOC104000538 gene encoding protein MKS1, with product MSSSTHVVRPTPSWSSCFAFACGNAVHPASHSVFCADSSSPPHSSALLEKTMDPSESRPSPRRQVQGPRPTPLKVFKDSYKIKKPPVAPPPRVPLVIYAVSPKIIHALPGEFMTLVQRLTGPSSSADPSPTGELSPASRIAAFERATPTHAGDRAGTDGVDQLGIERWPTLDRPASFPGILSPLPWALPPISPKLFSPSFDPSVFSILQELSPVFGSSSSSGGKAFLTSPSNSFLSTPIVPSPGACWDLLSQFPDL from the coding sequence ATGAGCAGCTCGACGCACGTTGTTCGTCCAACTCCATCTTGGTCTTCCTGTTTTGCCTTTGCATGCGGCAACGCTGTCCATCCAGCGAGCCATTCCGTGTTTTGTGCGGATTCTTCCTCGCCTCCTCACTCTTCAGCCTTGCTCGAGAAGACCATGGATCCCTCGGAATCCCGGCCATCGCCGCGCCGGCAGGTCCAAGGCCCCAGGCCCACCCCACTCAAGGTCTTCAAAGACTCCTACAAGATCAAGAAGCCCCCGGTGGCACCGCCGCCACGCGTTCCCCTCGTCATCTACGCCGTCTCCCCCAAGATCATCCACGCCCTGCCCGGCGAGTTCATGACTCTGGTCCAGCGGCTCACGGGCCCGAGTTCCTCCGCCGACCCTTCGCCCACCGGCGAGCTCTCCCCCGCCTCCCGCATCGCCGCGTTCGAGCGGGCGACGCCGACGCACGCGGGGGACCGAGCGGGAACCGACGGCGTGGACCAGCTGGGGATCGAGCGGTGGCCGACGCTGGACCGGCCCGCCTCGTTCCCGGGGATCCTGTCGCCGTTGCCGTGGGCGCTGCCGCCGATATCTCCGAAGCTGTTCTCGCCATCGTTCGACCCCAGCGTGTTCAGCATCTTGCAGGAATTGAGCCCAGTtttcggcagcagcagcagcagtggagGAAAAGCCTTCCTAACAAGTCCTAGTAATAGTTTCTTGTCGACTCCAATTGTTCCTTctccgggagcttgctgggatctGCTAAGTCAATTCCCAGATTTGTAG
- the LOC104000307 gene encoding U-box domain-containing protein 27-like codes for MSPCPSPTFITVVSPTPSQHFPHLCSDHPHLTKDQTSLPVQRIFWNNSSICSREGILYLSYLYLLQHHICFQNCSPAISSNTCKQRDKKRRFEGNIMMRRKQERLEQGLQVKVPSPFRCPISLDVMRSPVSLCTGVTYDRASIQRWLESGNTTCPATMLPLPSTDLVPNLTLQRLIHVWSSSAASAAASPTPLVSRRIAGGIIRELRSASSSTSDDDLVPQLRKLADFFSADNVDDTDKNDLVNAGGCASVLVSLLLGRDFKLESLVEVARILAFILTSDFVEESNKKIAVSHLCTDLDRSVSALIRVLRDGNGLESRIDAAIVLDAIIAASDAGTKVLIAEEVLIRELVRLIEPSDEKGAAMDRRAVEAGLGCLARISAAKRARPRVVRAGVVPALARVLMANAAVAPAATAEKALRVMEAAAGCAEGRAAICEDGAAAATAVVARMVKAGREGAESAVAVLWSVCQAFRDRRAVEAVAAAEGGATKMLLLMQSGCSPAARQMAADLLKIYRVNSKSRLAGYDTKTTHITPF; via the coding sequence ATGTCACCCTGTCCCTCTCCTACATTTATTACTGTTGTTTCGCCCACCCCGAGCCAACATTTTCCTCACCTTTGTTCCGATCATCCACATTTGACCAAAGACCAAACCAGCTTGCCCGTTCAACGCATCTTTTGGAATAATAGTAGTATATGTAGTAGAGAAGGCATTCTCTACCTTTCCTACCTTTACCTCCTCCAACATCATATATGCTTCCAGAACTGTTCTCCTGCAATCTCTTCGAACACCTGTAAGCAAAGAGACAAGAAGCGAAGGTTTGAGGGAAATATTATGATGAGGAGGAAGCAAGAGAGACTGGAGCAGGGATTGCAGGTGAAGGTACCGAGCCCGTTCCGGTGCCCCATATCGCTGGACGTGATGCGGTCACCCGTAAGCCTGTGTACCGGCGTAACTTACGACCGCGCCTCGATCCAACGGTGGCTTGAATCCGGAAACACCACGTGTCCGGCCACAATGCTCCCTCTCCCCTCCACCGACCTCGTCCCCAATCTCACCCTGCAACGCCTCATCCACGTCTGGTCCTCCTCCGCTGCCTCCGCCGCCGCTTCCCCCACCCCTCTCGTTTCCCGCCGCATCGCCGGAGGCATCATTCGCGAGCTCCGCTCCGCCTCTTCCTCCACCAGTGACGACGATCTCGTGCCCCAGCTCCGCAAGCTCGCCGACTTCTTCTCCGCTGACAACGTCGACGATACCGACAAGAACGACCTCGTCAATGCGGGCGGCTGCGCCTCCGTTCTCGTGTCTCTTCTCCTCGGAAGAGATTTCAAGTTGGAGAGCTTGGTGGAGGTGGCTAGGATTCTCGCCTTCATCCTGACCTCCGATTTCGTCGAAGAGAGCAACAAGAAGATCGCGGTCTCCCATCTTTGCACCGATCTCGATCGATCGGTTTCAGCTTTGATTCGAGTTTTGAGGGATGGCAACGGCTTGGAGTCGCGAATTGACGCGGCGATTGTTCTTGACGCGATCATCGCCGCGTCTGATGCGGGAACGAAGGTCCTGATCGCCGAGGAGGTACTTATCAGAGAGCTGGTCCGGCTGATCGAGCCATCCGATGAGAAGGGAGCTGCGATGGATCGCCGGGCAGTCGAGGCGGGCCTGGGATGCCTGGCGAGGATCTCGGCGGCGAAGCGGGCCCGCCCGCGGGTGGTCCGCGCGGGGGTGGTCCCAGCGCTGGCGCGGGTGCTGATGGCAAACGCAGCGGTCGCGCCGGCTGCCACGGCGGAGAAGGCGCTGCGGGTGATGGAGGCGGCCGCGGGGTGCGCGGAGGGCCGGGCGGCGATCTGCGAGGACGGGGCGGCGGCGGCCACTGCGGTGGTGGCGAGGATGGTGAAGGCCGGGAGGGAGGGAGCCGAGTCGGCGGTGGCGGTGCTGTGGAGCGTGTGCCAAGCGTTCCGGGACCGGCGGGCGGTGGAGGCGGTGGCCGCGGCGGAGGGAGGGGCGACGAAGATGCTGCTGCTGATGCAGAGCGGGTGCTCCCCGGCGGCGAGGCAGATGGCGGCCGACCTGCTCAAGATCTACCGCGTGAACTCCAAGAGCCGCCTCGCGGGGTACGATACCAAGACGACCCACATCACCCCCTTCTGA
- the LOC135595476 gene encoding serine decarboxylase 1-like yields MVGSMGNSFMDSREEEEEKTELLWPEELELANGKASESNGAGEDRAIVLGRNMHTVSFAIKEPESDDELTGEREGYMASVLAKYRKSLVERTKHHLGYPYNLDLDYGALSQLQHFSINNLGDPFIESNYGVHSRQFEVGVLDWFARLWELEKHEYWGYITNCGTEGNLHGILVGREIFPDGILYASRESHYSVFKAARMYRMQCVKVDTLTSGEIDCMDFRAKLLDHKDKPAILNVNIGTTVKGAVDDLDVLIQTLEESGFKDRFYIHCDGALFGLMLPFVTRAPKVTFKKPIGSVSVSGHKFVGCPMPCGVQITRLKHINALASNVEYLASRDATIMGSRNGHAPLFLWYTLNRKGYRGFRKEVQKCLRNAHYLRDRLMAAGVGAMLNPLSSTVVFERPKDEGFVRRWQLACEGNIAHVVVMPSVTIEKLDDFLDELVAGRSAWYRDRSCPSPCIAAEIGQENCLCSMHKK; encoded by the exons ATGGTGGGAAGCATGGGCAACAGTTTCATGGACtcgcgggaggaggaggaggagaagacggAGCTGCTGTGGCCGGAGGAGCTCGAGCTCGCCAATGGCAAGGCGTCGGAGTCGAACGGGGCCGGCGAGGACAGGGCGATCGTGCTGGGGAGGAACATGCACACCGTGTCCTTCGCCATCAAGGAGCCGGAGTCGGACGACGAGCTCACCGGGGAGCGAGAAGGCTACATGGCCAGCGTGCTCGCCAAGTACCGCAAATCCCTCGTCGAAAGGACCAAGCATCACTTGG GCTACCCATACAATCTGGACTTGGACTACGGGGCACTGAGCCAGCTACAGCACTTCTCCATCAACAACCTCGGCGATCCCTTCATCGAGAGCAACTACGGCGTGCACTCCAGGCAGTTCGAAGTGGGCGTGTTGGACTGGTTCGCTCGCCTCTGGGAGCTGGAGAAGCACGAATACTGGGGCTACATCACCAACTGCGGCACCGAAGGAAACCTTCACGGCATTCTTGTGGG GAGGGAGATTTTTCCGGATGGGATTCTCTACGCGTCGAGGGAGTCTCACTACTCGGTGTTCAAAGCAGCAAGGATGTACAGGATGCAGTGCGTGAAGGTGGACACTCTGACATCCGGCGAGATCGACTGCATGGACTTTCGAGCGAAGCTGCTGGATCACAAGGACAAACCGGCCATCTTAAATGTCAACATCG GAACGACTGTGAAGGGAGCAGTCGATGATCTCGATGTGCTCATACAGACTCTCGAGGAGAGTGGGTTTAAGGACAGATTCTACATTCATTGTGATGGTGCTCTGTTTGGGCTCATGTTGCCCTTCGTCACGCGT GCACCCAAGGTGACGTTTAAGAAGCCGATAGGGAGCGTGAGCGTGTCGGGTCACAAGTTCGTGGGATGCCCCATGCCCTGCGGCGTCCAGATAACGAGGTTGAAGCACATCAATGCCCTGGCGAGCAACGTCGAATACCTGGCGTCCAGGGACGCCACCATCATGGGCAGCCGCAATGGCCACGCCCCGCTCTTCCTCTGGTACACCCTCAACCGGAAGGGGTACCGGGGATTCCGGAAGGAGGTCCAGAAGTGCCTGCGCAACGCGCATTACCTGAGGGACCGGCTCATGGCGGCGGGGGTAGGCGCCATGCTCAACCCGCTCAGCAGCACCGTGGTGTTCGAGCGGCCCAAGGACGAAGGGTTCGTCCGCCGCTGGCAGCTCGCCTGCGAGGGCAACATCGCCCACGTGGTCGTGATGCCCAGCGTCACCATCGAGAAGCTCGACGACTTCTTGGACGAGCTGGTCGCCGGGAGATCCGCCTGGTACCGAGACAGGAGCTGCCCCTCTCCTTGTATCGCTGCAGAGATCGGGCAGGAGAACTGTCTCTGCAGTATGCATAAGAAGTAA
- the LOC135595477 gene encoding transcription factor VIP1-like has product MEGTPTTAAHRFGQIPPQPPPNPRGGTVAGAHRRALSETFLHLPDDLLFDADPDCGISDIDFPSLSDDNVSGGGDIGGCPAPLAVAPSGRPVPGTHLRSLSVDNALFEGMGFQAGAAAGGGGGGVQERRGHHRRSGSMDGSISPFEGESAPPLSDYAKKAMTADKLAELSLLDPRRAKRILANRQSAARSKERKVRYTSELERKVQTLQTEATTLSAQLTLLQRDTTDLTSENRELKLRLQAMEQQAQLRDALNEALREEVQRLKIATGQLPNTNGNRFNGGIQQSVPNYYSQPQQLRPPSGRQVQHLHPSQMSSNGQSLNVHSPGDPMDFM; this is encoded by the exons ATGGAGGGCACGCCGACGACCGCCGCACATCGGTTCGGACAGATCCCGCCGCAGCCGCCGCCGAATCCACGCGGGGGCACCGTTGCCGGAGCCCACCGGCGGGCTCTCTCCGAGACATTCCTCCACCTTCCCGACGACCTCCTCTTCGACGCAGATCCCGACTGCGGCATCTCCGACATCGACTTCCCCTCGCTGTCCGACGACAACGTCTCCGGCGGTGGCGACATAGGAGGATGCCCGGCGCCCCTCGCGGTGGCCCCGTCCGGGAGGCCCGTCCCGGGGACCCACCTTAGGAGCCTGTCGGTGGACAACGCGCTCTTCGAGGGGATGGGGTTCCAGGCCGGAGCGGCAGCCGGAGGCGGCGGTGGTGGAGTGCAGGAAAGGAGAGGACACCACAGGCGGAGCGGATCGATGGACGGGTCCATCTCGCCGTTTGAGGGGGAGTCGGCGCCGCCGCTGTCTGACTACGCGAAGAAGGCCATGACGGCTGATAAGCTCGCGGAGCTGTCGCTGCTCGATCCCAGAAGAGCAAAAAG GATTCTTGCGAACAGGCAATCCGCCGCACGATCGAAGGAAAGGAAGGTCCGTTACACCAGTGAACTTGAACGGAAGGTGCAAACACTTCAGACTGAAGCAACCACTCTTTCTGCACAGCTCACGCTTTTACAG AGAGATACTACTGATTTGACTTCTGAGAACAGGGAACTCAAGTTGCGCTTGCAGGCCATGGAGCAACAAGCTCAACTTCGTGATG CTTTGAACGAGGCTTTGAGGGAAGAAGTGCAACGGCTTAAAATAGCAACTGGTCAGCTTCCAAATACGAATGGAAATCGTTTTAACGGAGGGATTCAGCAATCTGTACCAAACTACTACTCTCAGCCACAGCAGTTGCGTCCCCCAAGTGGGCGTCAAGTTCAGCATCTGCATCCATctcaaatgtcttccaatggtcagtcACTTAATGTCCATTCCCCAGGTGATCCCATGGACTTCATGTGA
- the LOC104000303 gene encoding histone H3.2, producing MARTKQTARKSTGGKAPRKQLATKAARKSAPATGGVKKPHRFRPGTVALREIRKYQKSTELLIRKLPFQRLVREIAQDFKTDLRFQSSAVAALQEAAEAYLVGLFEDTNLCAIHAKRVTIMPKDIQLARRIRGERA from the coding sequence ATGGCGCGTACGAAGCAGACGGCCCGGAAGTCCACCGGCGGGAAGGCCCCGCGGAAGCAGCTGGCGACGAAGGCGGCGCGGAAGTCGGCCCCGGCGACTGGCGGCGTGAAGAAGCCACATCGCTTCCGCCCCGGGACGGTCGCTCTGCGGGAGATCCGAAAGTACCAGAAGAGCACGGAGCTACTCATCCGGAAGCTGCCATTCCAGCGTCTGGTCCGTGAGATCGCCCAGGACTTCAAGACCGACCTGCGCTTCCAGAGCTCTGCGGTGGCGGCGCTGCAGGAGGCCGCCGAGGCATATCTCGTGGGTCTCTTCGAGGATACCAATCTCTGCGCCATCCACGCCAAGCGGGTGACTATCATGCCCAAGGATATCCAGCTCGCCCGCCGCATCCGGGGCGAACGGGCCTGA
- the LOC135595478 gene encoding uncharacterized protein LOC135595478, translated as MGTFVPEGHQMEGNYPAGSMLPGASYGVLGLQGNMHMRQGSMIQAPMLDAFPMSDNQLQESDYQAGVSVMGYNKGKVGKTSMSDDDEPSFTKDGTDGQIDAGKGEKGSSWQRMKWTDAMVRLLITAVSYIGEDVASECGGRRKYAILQKKGKWKAISKVMAERGCYVSPQQCEDKFNDLNKRYKRLTDILGRGTSCKVVENPTLLEHMNISEKLKEDARKILSSKHLFYEEMCSYHNCNRLNLPEDPALQRSLQLALRIRDEHDTKRSSHEDVDEDDQSADSDDEEGDAEEHNAVNGFPKRMKLGVNHEELAFSNCSGSRDCNRSLHPQGLTVDMNQVFSEGSKSAMIPQQWVSSYPIQLEEKRLHIQAQMLELERQRYKWQRFSKKKDRELNIMRMENERMELENKRLSLELQKKELELNLTLKKTQ; from the coding sequence ATGGGAACTTTTGTTCCTGAAGGACACCAGATGGAGGGAAATTACCCGGCTGGGAGCATGTTGCCAGGAGCTTCTTATGGTGTGCTAGGTTTGCAAGGGAACATGCACATGCGTCAAGGCTCGATGATCCAAGCGCCAATGCTTGATGCTTTCCCTATGTCAGACAACCAGTTGCAGGAATCTGACTATCAAGCAGGGGTTTCAGTGATGGGCTATAACAAAGGCAAGGTTGGTAAGACCTCCATGAGTGATGATGATGAGCCGAGCTTCACCAAGGATGGAACTGATGGTCAAATTGATGCAGGCAAAGGAGAGAAAGGCTCCTCGTGGCAGCGGATGAAGTGGACCGATGCAATGGTCAGGCTTTTGATAACCGCAGTTTCTTACATAGGGGAAGATGTTGCGTCTGAGTGTGGTGGAAGGAGGAAGTATGCCATACTGCAGAAAAAGGGAAAGTGGAAGGCCATATCTAAAGTTATGGCTGAGAGAGGGTGTTATGTATCGCCTCAGCAATGTGAAGATAAGTTCAATGATCTCAATAAGAGGTACAAGAGGCTCACAGATATTCTTGGTAGGGGCACATCTTGTAAGGTTGTGGAGAATCCAACACTTTTGGAACATATGAATATCTCTGAAAAGTTGAAGGAGGATGCGAGGAAGATCTTGAGCTCAAAGCATCTGTTCTATGAGGAAATGTGCTCATATCATAATTGTAACCGGTTGAATTTACCTGAAGACCCAGCACTTCAACGATCACTGCAGCTGGCACTTCGAATTAGAGATGAGCATGACACAAAGAGGAGCTCGCATGAAGATGTTGATGAAGATGACCAAAGTGCTGATAGCGATGACGAGGAAGGTGATGCCGAAGAGCACAATGCTGTAAATGGCTTCCCAAAAAGGATGAAGCTTGGGGTGAACCATGAAGAACTGGCTTTTTCGAATTGTTCTGGTTCACGAGATTGTAACAGAAGCCTCCACCCTCAAGGTTTAACTGTAGATATGAACCAAGTTTTTTCAGAAGGATCCAAGTCCGCAATGATACCACAGCAGTGGGTTAGTTCTTACCCAATTCAGCTTGAAGAGAAGAGACTGCATATTCAAGCTCAGATGTTGGAGCTTGAGAGACAACGTTACAAGTGGCAAAGGTTTAGTAAGAAGAAAGACAGAGAACTAAACATCATGAGGATGGAAAATGAACGAATGGAGCTGGAGAATAAACGCTTATCCCTTGAACTACAAAAGAAAGAATTAGAGTTGAATCTTACTTTGAAGAAAACCCAGTGA